In Luteimonas viscosa, the following proteins share a genomic window:
- a CDS encoding c-type cytochrome, with translation MRHARAYGFAGLVALAAGAVAFAQSVVEPLPENPPVEVAPLDASALAALAKTRAGDAERGATLAGTCAACHGLDGNPPEGLPYPRIAGQSERYVSQQLALFKSGERNTGLAAAMIPFATPLSAQDMRDLGAFFATKAAGAGIADDAAVAEGPYQGMKFYEIGERLYRSGDGARGIPACMACHGPAGAGNPGPAYPAVAGQEAAYVDRRLQEYRAGTTSQQDRHLFDIMAAIAAPLTDQEIQALASYLQGLHERPDAATLAAIEAAGPVAPAAPAPAPAEAPADEGVEAPAPEAGAQGS, from the coding sequence ATGCGCCACGCTCGCGCCTACGGTTTCGCCGGTCTCGTCGCCCTTGCGGCCGGCGCCGTCGCGTTCGCCCAGTCCGTCGTCGAACCGCTGCCGGAGAACCCGCCGGTGGAGGTCGCGCCGCTGGATGCCAGTGCGCTGGCCGCCCTGGCCAAGACCCGGGCCGGCGACGCCGAGCGTGGCGCCACCCTGGCCGGCACCTGCGCCGCCTGCCATGGCCTCGACGGCAACCCGCCGGAAGGCCTGCCGTATCCGCGCATCGCCGGCCAGAGCGAGCGCTATGTCTCCCAGCAGCTGGCCCTGTTCAAGAGCGGCGAGCGCAACACCGGCCTGGCGGCGGCGATGATCCCGTTCGCCACCCCGCTCTCGGCACAGGACATGCGCGACCTGGGCGCGTTCTTCGCCACCAAGGCCGCCGGTGCCGGCATCGCCGACGACGCGGCCGTGGCCGAGGGCCCCTACCAGGGCATGAAGTTCTACGAGATCGGCGAGCGCCTGTACCGCTCCGGCGACGGCGCGCGTGGCATCCCGGCCTGCATGGCCTGCCACGGCCCGGCCGGTGCCGGCAATCCGGGCCCGGCCTACCCGGCCGTCGCCGGCCAGGAGGCCGCCTATGTCGACCGCCGCCTGCAGGAGTACCGGGCCGGCACGACCAGCCAGCAGGACCGTCACCTGTTCGACATCATGGCCGCGATCGCCGCGCCGCTGACCGACCAGGAGATCCAGGCCCTGGCCAGCTACCTGCAGGGCTTGCACGAACGCCCCGACGCCGCCACCCTGGCCGCGATCGAGGCCGCGGGCCCGGTCGCGCCCGCGGCGCCGGCACCGGCTCCCGCGGAAGCGCCTGCCGACGAAGGCGTCGAGGCCCCTGCGCCCGAGGCCGGCGCGCAGGGCTCCTGA
- a CDS encoding thiol:disulfide interchange protein DsbA/DsbL, which translates to MLRRLLLLCLCALLPLSALAQAPVEGTDYVRIADGARWKPAPGTVEVVEIFAYPCGHCDQFRPMLAAWKRGAGKDVRLHHLPAAYDPGNAYARAYFALEALGRAAELHPRLFDAIHREGSLPARGASTGEMVAFLAAEGLDPERVAAAMASPATDEKMNAARAFAVRSGLQGTPTLIINGKYRVQARTLRDSLRIADALIAMERAIPR; encoded by the coding sequence ATGCTGCGTCGCCTGCTCCTGCTGTGCCTTTGCGCGCTGCTGCCGTTGTCGGCGCTGGCGCAGGCTCCGGTGGAAGGCACCGACTACGTCCGGATCGCGGACGGCGCACGCTGGAAGCCCGCGCCGGGCACGGTCGAGGTGGTGGAGATCTTCGCCTACCCCTGCGGCCACTGCGACCAGTTCCGGCCGATGCTCGCCGCCTGGAAACGCGGTGCCGGCAAGGACGTGCGCCTGCATCACCTGCCCGCGGCCTACGATCCCGGCAACGCCTACGCGCGCGCCTACTTCGCGCTCGAGGCCCTGGGGCGGGCGGCCGAACTGCATCCGCGACTGTTCGACGCGATCCACCGCGAGGGCAGCCTGCCGGCGCGCGGCGCCTCGACCGGCGAGATGGTGGCGTTCCTGGCCGCGGAAGGACTCGACCCGGAACGGGTGGCAGCGGCGATGGCTTCGCCCGCGACTGACGAAAAGATGAACGCCGCACGCGCGTTCGCCGTGCGCAGCGGCCTGCAGGGCACGCCGACCCTCATCATCAACGGCAAGTACCGCGTGCAGGCGCGCACGCTGCGCGACAGCCTGCGCATCGCCGACGCCCTGATCGCGATGGAACGCGCAATTCCGCGCTGA
- a CDS encoding thiol:disulfide interchange protein DsbA/DsbL: MNLRAASRLVLMPAALGWLLAACQPQAPEEAAAAPAAQAPAASAEAVADEPALDPAAPADQATADAAPEQPAETPAPGEAPAAPPAPAAGGVRFATEGEHYDLIPGGQPFEPLEGKIEVVEVFNYVCPACAMFQPLVNTWKARLGPDVRFTYVPAPFGGNWDPYVRAYYTAEAMGIADRSHDGIFKAIHVDRSLKGERGTDSAQDIAKVYAQYGADPAQFASTMASFTVNAKFGRAKQYIAQQRANSTPTMIVNGRYRIKARNFETMLENTDRVISQVRAGG; the protein is encoded by the coding sequence ATGAACCTTCGCGCCGCCTCCCGCCTCGTCCTGATGCCTGCCGCCCTGGGGTGGCTGCTCGCCGCCTGCCAGCCGCAGGCGCCGGAGGAAGCCGCTGCCGCACCGGCGGCGCAAGCGCCCGCCGCGTCCGCCGAGGCAGTCGCCGACGAGCCCGCGCTCGACCCGGCGGCGCCCGCCGACCAGGCGACCGCCGATGCCGCACCCGAACAGCCTGCCGAGACCCCCGCGCCCGGCGAGGCGCCGGCTGCGCCCCCCGCACCCGCCGCGGGCGGAGTCCGCTTCGCCACCGAGGGCGAGCACTACGACCTGATCCCGGGCGGGCAGCCGTTCGAACCGCTCGAAGGCAAGATCGAGGTGGTCGAGGTGTTCAACTACGTCTGCCCGGCCTGCGCGATGTTCCAGCCGCTGGTGAACACCTGGAAGGCGCGGCTGGGGCCCGACGTACGCTTCACCTACGTGCCGGCGCCGTTCGGCGGCAACTGGGATCCGTACGTGCGCGCGTACTACACCGCCGAAGCCATGGGCATCGCCGACAGGTCGCACGACGGCATCTTCAAGGCGATCCATGTCGACCGCAGCCTCAAGGGCGAGCGCGGCACCGATTCGGCGCAGGACATCGCGAAGGTCTACGCCCAGTACGGCGCCGACCCGGCGCAGTTCGCCAGCACCATGGCCAGCTTCACCGTGAACGCGAAGTTCGGCCGCGCCAAGCAGTACATCGCCCAGCAGCGCGCGAACTCGACCCCGACGATGATCGTCAACGGCCGCTACCGCATCAAGGCGCGCAACTTCGAGACAATGCTGGAGAACACCGACCGCGTGATCTCGCAGGTACGCGCCGGCGGCTGA